Genomic window (Deltaproteobacteria bacterium):
CCCTGTATCATCACGTCGTTGGGACCCAGTGAAAAGGACACCGGAAAGGCCGGTGCGACGATACGCTTAACCGCCAGGGGCGGGCCGCCCTGGGCTCCGGCGGGCCGGGCGATGATGTAGAGGACGGCCCGGGCTCCGGTGCCCGGAGCATGTCCGGCTTCCAGCTCCACCGTGCCCTCGATGCGTCTCTCGGCGGGCGCCCCCGCCGGTTCCGGTGCCTGCTCGCCGATCCGCGCGATGATGTCGCGCACGGCATTGCGTTGCTCTCCCTGGGGCAGAAGGCCTTCCAGCCGCTCCAGGTGCTCGCGCGCGCCGGCCGGGTCGCGGCCGTCCTGAAACAGCACCATGCCCTTGGCCCACAGCGCCAGGGGGAAGTTGGGGGTGCGCGCGAGCGCGCGGTCCAGCGCCTCGAGGGCGGCCTCGACATGCCCGGCCTGGGCCAGGATCATCCCCATGTAGGCGTTGGCCGCGGGGTGGCCGGGATCGCGGCGCAACACGGTCTGGAAGGCCTGGATGGCGGCCTTGAAGTCCTTGCGCTGGAAGGCCTCCTGCCCCTGGCGCAGCGCGGCCGCCGGATTGCTGGCGCCCGGCTGTCCGATGCCGCCGGGACCGGTTCCCGTGAGGAAGTCGCCGGTCATGCTGTCCTCCGGAGACGTGCGCGGACGCACCGACTGGCCCAGGAGAAGCCCCAGGGTGACGCCCCCCGCCAGCAGCAGGGCGGCCCCGCCGGCCATCATCCACGACCGCTTGCTCCACCTGGAAGGAGTTGGCTCCGTCATCTCCGGCTCCCGCGCGTCCGGCTCCGGGACGGCCGCGGCGGCATCACCTGCCTCCCGCAGCAGTTCCACGGCCTGTCGTTCATACCGTTGTTTCAGGGACGCGTAATCGGCGTCCGACAACTTGCCCGCCTGGTGGTCGAATTCCAGCTCCCTCAGGTCCTGGTAGATGGGCGGGTTGGCGCTGCCCGGGGAGCCGGCCGTCTCCTCACCGGCGGCGACGGCCGCCCGTACCCGCTCCAGCAGCGCCGGATCCGGCATGCCCTCCGGCTCGCGCGTCCGGCGGCGGCTCCAGCGGCGCAGGTACCAGGCCGCGAACGCGAGACCGGCAAGGAGGACGACGAAGGGGAGTATCCAGACGGTCAGATTGAAGCCCTGGGCGGTCGGCGCCAGCAACACCCATTCGCCGTACTTGGAGACGAAATACGCGCGCACCTCGTCCGGCGTCTTGCCGGCCTGGAGCTGTTCCCGCACGATGCCGCGCATCTGCACCGCCATCTCCGCCGGGGAGTCGGCCACGGACAGGTTCTGGCACACGACACAGCGCAACTCCGATGAGATGGCGCGCACCCGGTCCTCCAGGGCCTGGTCGGCGTGTACGTGCACGGAGAAGGTCAATAACAGCGCGCCGAGCACCGCGGTGGCGCCGCCGGCACGGCGGCGTCCCGGTTCTCCCAACCGCGCCTTCTTGTCCTTTTTCCGGACTGTCATCGTATCGTCTGATGCTCGCCGCGGCCGCTCTCGGCGCTGGCGCGGTCGCGGCGAGCGTCCTCCAGCTTGGTGGCCAGCACCGCGGGCGGAATGGCGCCGACGTGCTTGTACGTGATCCTGCCGGCGGGGCTGACGAAGAAGGCTTCGGGAATTCCCCAGACGCCGTAATCCACCGCGATCTTGCCGTCCGGATCCTGCCCGTTGGCGAAGGTGATGCCGAACTCCTCGATGAACTTCCGCGCGTCCGCCTCCTTGTCCTGGATGTTGATGCCGAGGAACACCACGTCGTCTCCCTGGCGCTTCCAGGCCGCCTCCAGGTCCCGCGCCTCGGCCCGGCAGGGCAGGCACCAGGAGGCCCAGAAATCCAGCATCACGGTCTTGCCCCGCAGCTCCGACAGGCGCACCTCGCGGCCGTCGAACAAGGTCAGGGAGAAGTCCGGGGCGGTGTTTCCCACCAGCGGCGAGAGGATGTAGCGCGGATCGCGGTAGAAGCCGTAACCCAGCAGGATCACCAGGGCGCCCACCGCCATGAGGGTGAGCAGCAGCCTGCGCGCCGCCGGGCTCATGCTTCCTTCCGTCGAGCCGGACCCATGGGCAGGATGGCCATGAGCGTGCCCAGGGCCATGACCAGGCCGCCGAGCCAGATCCACAGCACCAGGGGACGGATCAGCACCTTGAGCGTGGCCCGGTTCTGCCCCACTTCGCTGAAACCCGAGAGGATCAGGTAGACGTCCTCCTTGAGGGTGCTGCGGAACACCGCCCGGCCGATGGGCGAATCCTGGATCGGGAAGAACTTGAGCGCGGGTGACAGGCGTCCGAGCTCATGACCGTTGCGCGACACCTGGAACGCGCCCTCCACCCGGTAGTGGGTGGGCTCCTGCGACCCCCGCAGCCCCTCGAAGGAGACTTGGTAGGGGCCCGCCGTGAGGCTCTCGCCGACGCTCAGAGTCGCCTCCCGCTCGATGCTGTAGGCCATGGAGCCGGCGATGCCCAGCACCACCAGAACGACTCCCAGGTGCACTACGAAACCGCCGTAGCGCCGCTGGTTGCGTCGCACGAGGGTGGCGAAGCCGCGGATCGGGCCCTCGCCCGCGAGGCGCCGGCGCGCGCGCAGCGAAAGCCACGTGTCGCACACCATGGTCCACACCGTGAAGGCGCACAGCGTGAACCCCAGCAGCGAGAAGAACGAGCGGATGCCACCGGCGAAGAGGCCCGCGGCCACGGCCAGGGACGCCACCATGGGCCAGGTAAAGTTCCGCTTGAGGTTGTCCCAGGAAGCCCGGCGCCAGGCAATGAGCGGCCCGACTCCCATGAGGAAGACCAGCAGCAGGAAGAGGGGAGCGGTGACGGCGTTGAAGTAGGGCGCCCCGACGCTCACCTGAACGCCGGCCACGGCCTCGGACAGGAGCGGAAACACCGTGCCCAGGAAGATGGTGAACAGGGCGGACACGAACACCACGTTGTTCAGCACGAACGCCGATTCCCGGCTCACCGCGGAGTCCAGCTCGGGCTGCCCGCGCAGTTGATCGCTGCGCCACGCCAGCAGCCCCAGCGACGAGACCAGCACGAACGCGAGAAACGCCAGGAAGTAGAATCCCACCGGGCCGGACGAAAACGCATGGATGGACGACAGGACGCCGGAGCGCGTCAGGAAAGTGCCGAAGATGGTCAGGCTGAACGCGATGATGATCAACAGCAGGTTCCAGGTCTTGAGCATGCCGCGCCGTTCCTGCACCTGCGCCGAGTGCAGGAACGCCGTGGCCGGCAACCAGGGCATGAAGGCGGCGTTCTCCACCGGGTCCCAGGCCCAGTAGCCGCCCCAGCCGAGCACGTGGTACGACCACCACGCGCCCACGATGTTGCCGAGGGTGAGGAAGAACCACGCGGTGATGGTCCAGCGCCGGGTGGCGACGATCCACGACTGGTCGAGCTGGCCGCGGATGAGCGCGGCGATGGCGAACGCGAACGGCACCGTGAGCCCCACGAACCCCGTGTACAGGAGCGGCGGGTGGCTCAGCATGTTGGCGTCTTCCAGCAGCGGGTTGAGGCCGCGCCCGTCGGCCGGCACCGGCGACAGGAGCTCGAAGGGGTTGGAGGCGAAGGCGATGACCGCCAGGAAGAACGCCGAGACGATGGAGAAGACCATCAGCACCCAAGGCATGAACTCGCGCATGCGCGCGCGGTAACACCACGCCACCAGCGCCGAGAAGATGATCAGGATCCATTCCCACAGGAGCAGCGAGCCTTCGAGGGCGCCCCAGAGGCCGGTGACGCGATAATAGACCGGCGTCGCCCGGGTGGTGTTGAAGGCCACGTAGCGGATGGAGAAGTCGGTGGCCACCAGCGCGTAGATCAGCGCCCCGGCGGCGACGGTGACGAAAAGGAACTGGCCGGCGATGGCGTAACGGGCGGAGGCGTAGAAGTGCTCGTTGCCGGTGCGCGCGTGCAGGACGGGAGCGGCGATGCCCCAGAGCGCCAGCCCGAAGGCCAGCAGGACGCAGGTATGTCCCAGGGTTCCGGTCACGAACCCCCCGTGGGCCGCGCGGGCACGAAGCTGCGCACCGTGGAGGGATCCTCGCCCTCCTTGTACGGGCTGTACTCCTCGGCGTGCTTGGCCATGACGATGGAGGCCTGGAACACCCCCTCCTTGCTCAGCCTTCCCTCCACCACCGCGCCCTTGCCCTCCGAGAAAAGGTCCGGGGGCACCCCCTGGAAGAATACGGGAATGGACTGCTGGCCGTCGGAGATCTTGAAGCGGAAGGTGCGCCGCCCCAGGTCCTTCTCCAGCGATCCGGGCAGCACCATCCCGCCCACCCGCAGGAAGCGGTCGGGCGCGCCGGTCTCGGCGTGGAGCTCGCTCGGCGTGACGAAGTAGACCACCGCGTTCTGCATGGCGCCGTAGATGAGATAGGTCAGGGCGCCGACGATGACGAGGCCGCCGATGAGAAACCGCCTACGCTTCATGGCCGTGAGCCTCCTTCCCGGTCCGCGGGATCTCCATGGCCGCGGTCTTGCGGATGCGCCGCTTCAGCAGCACCACGTAGAGCAGGACGGCGCCCCAAACGGTGCCGTAGGCAAGAAAGACGAAGCCCCATTGTCCCATGGTTTCGAACCTCCGCAAAGCGTCGTCAGCTTGCCTCGAAGAGCCGGCTCCGGCGCACCCGGTCCTCCACCTCTCCCAGGTGGATGCGCAACGACAGCAAATAGAAGAACAGCACGAGAAACGCCAGGAAATTGATCCCCAGGGGCCACAGCATCGCCGGATCGATGTTGTCCCACGGCGCCTTGTCCGGGCGCAGGATGGAAGGCGGCTGGTGCAGGGTGCGCCACCAGTACACCGACATGTGGATGAGCGGGATGTCGAGGAAGCCGATGATGCCCACGATGGCGCCGGATACCGCGCCGCGCCGCGGGTCCTCGATGAGCGAGCGCAGCAGCAGGTAGGCCGAGAAGATCAGCAACAGGATGGCCGTGAGCGTGAGGCGTGCATCCCAGGTCCACCACACGCCCCAGGTGGGTTTGCCCCAGATGGAGCCCTCCACGATGGTCAGGGCGGTGAACAGCACGCCGATCTCCGCCGCCGAGTGGGCCAGATTGTCGTCCCGGCGCTCACCCTTCCACAGGTACAGGCAGCTACCCACGAACACGATGAAGAACGCCAGGTACGCCACCAGGATGCTGGGAATGTGGAGGTACATGATGCGCTGGGTCTCGCCCTGGCGCGCGTCGGGCGGCGCCTCCACCAGGCCCCAGTACAGACCTGTCAGGATGAGTATCAGTGCCAGCGTGCCTAGTATTCGTCGAGCCATGGAATCCTTGTTCATGTCCCACGGAGAGGCGCCTTGCAGCAGAAGTTACGTTTCCCCTCAGAGGTCGGGTGGGTGGGTATTCAGCCATGATAGCACTGGCAACCGCACTTCCCAACATCGGGCCCACTTCTCCGGGAAGAAGAGTCGGCAAGGAGAGGACTATGACGAGAAGATCCGAGACGTGCGCGCGAATATCCAAGAGGGCGCTGGTCCGGCAAACCGGTGTTGATGCACCGGATCCATGAGCCGTGCCTGCCGTGCCGCCGTAGGCTTCCGGTCAGCGTTTAGGCAGGGTCACCAGGACTTCGAGGCCGCCGCCTTCCCGGTCGCGGAGGAAGATGTCGCCACCGCAGCGCCGAATCGCGTTCCGCGCGATCGGGAGGCCGAGTCCCTCGCCGCGGGGATTGCGGTCGCGCGCGGTCGGGAGCCGCTTGTAAGCCACAAAGGCCGCTTCGCGCTCCGCCGCCGGAATGCCGGGGCCGCGATCGCCGATCACGATCCGAACCGTCTCGTCATCCTCCGAAAGTTCGACATCGGCCTCGTCACCATAGTCAATGGCGTTGTTGATGAGATTGGCGAGCGCGCGCCGGATGGCCGAAGACTGGCAGTTCAGCACGATGCGGCCGGGGCCGCGATAGCGCGCAGTCCGGCCCGCATCGCTTGCTGCATCGCATAGCGCCTGCACGAGTGATGCCAGATCAACCTGTTGCTGCGGCTCGTCATTCGACGAGGAGCGGGCGACCTCATACGCCTCATGCAACATGCTCTCCAATTGCGCGAGGTCACCTTCGGCGCGGTCCCGCTTGGAGTCATCGCTTATGTCTTCGATAAAGAGCTTGAGTCTGACAAGCGTCGTCCGCATGTCGTGCGTCAACGCGGCCAGAGCCCATCCAAGGTCTCTTGCCACAGACCGCATATCTTCCTGTGAGGCCTTCAGTGCACTCGCGATGCGGCGAGTTTCGCGGGGGCCGACCGCCGACGCGGGATCGTCAAGGGAGAGACGCCGGATCGACCCCGTCGCCAGATAGGTCGCCACACCGGAAAGCAGGATACCACCTGTGGCGACGGCGAGTAGCCAGCCCGCCATTCGCCATGCCCAGCCAGGCGAAATCGTATCGGTCGCGGTGACAAACGCCGTATAGCGGAAGTACCTGCCGGACTTGGATCTGTACTCGACCGCCATGATCGCCTTGCGTCGGCTCGGCATAGGGTCGAACTGCTCGCTGCCCCCAAAGTTCGTGCGATAGTGGGTATCCTGCGGCGGGTTTTCATTGTCCCGGAAGTAAACCGCCGTCACTTCCCCGTTTCCCACCAGACCACGTTCCCTGAGGGCTGAAGATAGCGAAACAACTCCAAAGTCCTTCACTTCTGTTCCCTCGCCACTTCCCCTCTTCGCTTGTCGTCTATTGCAGTTGTTGTCCTTGGCCAAGGCATAGCACCGTGCATCGGTGAGAAAGAGCGGCTTCTCTCTAAAGGACTGTACGGGCAACGCCACGCCGCCTATCGCCCCCATCAGCCTCTCCTCACTCCGCTTCGCTTCGCCTCTTTCCAATGTCTCTACAAGCGCAACGATCCGACGAACGTTCTGCTGGAAAAGGTATTTCGCGGCGCTGGCGCGATCCCAGTGATAGCTGTACGCGCAGAGTGCGAGCAAGGGGACGAGAACCGACGCGAAGATCGCAGTCCCACGCAGAGTCATCGTATCGCGCCGGCGCAGGGAGCGCCGAACCAACTGCATTATGGCCTCTGCACCGGGACAGCCAAGATGTAGCCGCCACCCCGTACCGTCTTGATGAATTCGGGAGCCTCCGGGCTGCGCTCAAGCTTGTTGCGGAGCCGACTGACGTGCACGTCAATGCTCCGGCCCGAAGCGTCGCCGGGACCGAGCAGCTCGTCGCGTGCGAGCACCTTCCCCGGCTCCCGGAGCAGTGCCAGAAGAAGTCGGAATTCGCCGTCAGTGAGCCCAACCAGCACACCGCCTGGGTCGCGCAACTGGCGCCGCAGGGGGTCTAGGCTCCAGCCCTCGAACGCATACACGTCTCCCACGCGGCCCACCGTTCCGTCCCTCCCATTCGCGCGTCGCAGAACCGCCTGGATGCGCGCGAGTAGTTCGGTATCGCGCCACTGGAGTGGCGGCTCCGGTTTAGCAATGAAGTCGTCTGCGCCCGCTTCCAAGAACTGGATGCGGTCGGCCGGCCCACCCTGCCCGGACATCATTATTGCGGGAAGCCGAGTTTTTTTTTCGTTCAGACTGCGGATCAAGGCTAGTGTATCCAGGTTCGGCATCGCAAGGTCGAGAAGCAAGAGGTCGAATTCACAGGCCGTCAGCAGCCGATCCGTCTCCTCCTTCACCTCGTTGCCGCTTTCTGGGCTCTTCACCTCGAACCCGCGACCCACAAGAAACGCCGTTGCCGCATCGCGGTCCGCCGGTTCGTCGTCTACCACGAGGATACGGGTGCTGGAAGCAGACATCATGACCTCAATTTTAGCTGGGCACGTGTAATTTTGCAACAATATGAATTGCTTCACAACAAATAACCTGAGGAAGGAGACGCTGCCTACCACGCATTGATAAGACAGTCAAACTTTTTATGTCGAAGTATTGCATTCAATTGCAAACATGAGATGACTGCAAGAATAGTGGCGCTCGATATCCGGCTTGGAAAGGAGACTGGCTATGCAACGACTGGTCATAATGGCGGCTGTCGTATCCGCTGTCGTCGCCGTATGCACAACAACTACGGCACTGGCGGATCAGATCAGGGGGCCGTTTACACACGGGAAGCTGAACGTGTTCGTCCTACGCCCTGACGTGGGGATAGCGCACCGGAACCGTGACTCCGTTTCGATCAAGACTGCGCTGGCAAACGGGGCGCTTCGGATCTTCGAAACGGGACGGATCGACAAGCTGAGAGTGGAGAACAACGGCGACCGCCCCGTCTTGCTCCACGTTGGAGATCTATTCACCGGCGGGATGCAAGATCGGGTCGTCAAGGG
Coding sequences:
- a CDS encoding cytochrome c-type biogenesis protein CcmH codes for the protein MTVRKKDKKARLGEPGRRRAGGATAVLGALLLTFSVHVHADQALEDRVRAISSELRCVVCQNLSVADSPAEMAVQMRGIVREQLQAGKTPDEVRAYFVSKYGEWVLLAPTAQGFNLTVWILPFVVLLAGLAFAAWYLRRWSRRRTREPEGMPDPALLERVRAAVAAGEETAGSPGSANPPIYQDLRELEFDHQAGKLSDADYASLKQRYERQAVELLREAGDAAAAVPEPDAREPEMTEPTPSRWSKRSWMMAGGAALLLAGGVTLGLLLGQSVRPRTSPEDSMTGDFLTGTGPGGIGQPGASNPAAALRQGQEAFQRKDFKAAIQAFQTVLRRDPGHPAANAYMGMILAQAGHVEAALEALDRALARTPNFPLALWAKGMVLFQDGRDPAGAREHLERLEGLLPQGEQRNAVRDIIARIGEQAPEPAGAPAERRIEGTVELEAGHAPGTGARAVLYIIARPAGAQGGPPLAVKRIVAPAFPVSFSLGPNDVMIQGTAFEGPLNLTARLDRDGDPLTREAGEPAGAHDGNPVSPGARNVVVKLR
- a CDS encoding redoxin domain-containing protein; translated protein: MSPAARRLLLTLMAVGALVILLGYGFYRDPRYILSPLVGNTAPDFSLTLFDGREVRLSELRGKTVMLDFWASWCLPCRAEARDLEAAWKRQGDDVVFLGINIQDKEADARKFIEEFGITFANGQDPDGKIAVDYGVWGIPEAFFVSPAGRITYKHVGAIPPAVLATKLEDARRDRASAESGRGEHQTIR
- a CDS encoding heme lyase CcmF/NrfE family subunit — encoded protein: MTGTLGHTCVLLAFGLALWGIAAPVLHARTGNEHFYASARYAIAGQFLFVTVAAGALIYALVATDFSIRYVAFNTTRATPVYYRVTGLWGALEGSLLLWEWILIIFSALVAWCYRARMREFMPWVLMVFSIVSAFFLAVIAFASNPFELLSPVPADGRGLNPLLEDANMLSHPPLLYTGFVGLTVPFAFAIAALIRGQLDQSWIVATRRWTITAWFFLTLGNIVGAWWSYHVLGWGGYWAWDPVENAAFMPWLPATAFLHSAQVQERRGMLKTWNLLLIIIAFSLTIFGTFLTRSGVLSSIHAFSSGPVGFYFLAFLAFVLVSSLGLLAWRSDQLRGQPELDSAVSRESAFVLNNVVFVSALFTIFLGTVFPLLSEAVAGVQVSVGAPYFNAVTAPLFLLLVFLMGVGPLIAWRRASWDNLKRNFTWPMVASLAVAAGLFAGGIRSFFSLLGFTLCAFTVWTMVCDTWLSLRARRRLAGEGPIRGFATLVRRNQRRYGGFVVHLGVVLVVLGIAGSMAYSIEREATLSVGESLTAGPYQVSFEGLRGSQEPTHYRVEGAFQVSRNGHELGRLSPALKFFPIQDSPIGRAVFRSTLKEDVYLILSGFSEVGQNRATLKVLIRPLVLWIWLGGLVMALGTLMAILPMGPARRKEA
- the ccmE gene encoding cytochrome c maturation protein CcmE; its protein translation is MKRRRFLIGGLVIVGALTYLIYGAMQNAVVYFVTPSELHAETGAPDRFLRVGGMVLPGSLEKDLGRRTFRFKISDGQQSIPVFFQGVPPDLFSEGKGAVVEGRLSKEGVFQASIVMAKHAEEYSPYKEGEDPSTVRSFVPARPTGGS
- the ccsA gene encoding cytochrome c biogenesis protein CcsA gives rise to the protein MARRILGTLALILILTGLYWGLVEAPPDARQGETQRIMYLHIPSILVAYLAFFIVFVGSCLYLWKGERRDDNLAHSAAEIGVLFTALTIVEGSIWGKPTWGVWWTWDARLTLTAILLLIFSAYLLLRSLIEDPRRGAVSGAIVGIIGFLDIPLIHMSVYWWRTLHQPPSILRPDKAPWDNIDPAMLWPLGINFLAFLVLFFYLLSLRIHLGEVEDRVRRSRLFEAS
- a CDS encoding HAMP domain-containing sensor histidine kinase, with the protein product MQLVRRSLRRRDTMTLRGTAIFASVLVPLLALCAYSYHWDRASAAKYLFQQNVRRIVALVETLERGEAKRSEERLMGAIGGVALPVQSFREKPLFLTDARCYALAKDNNCNRRQAKRGSGEGTEVKDFGVVSLSSALRERGLVGNGEVTAVYFRDNENPPQDTHYRTNFGGSEQFDPMPSRRKAIMAVEYRSKSGRYFRYTAFVTATDTISPGWAWRMAGWLLAVATGGILLSGVATYLATGSIRRLSLDDPASAVGPRETRRIASALKASQEDMRSVARDLGWALAALTHDMRTTLVRLKLFIEDISDDSKRDRAEGDLAQLESMLHEAYEVARSSSNDEPQQQVDLASLVQALCDAASDAGRTARYRGPGRIVLNCQSSAIRRALANLINNAIDYGDEADVELSEDDETVRIVIGDRGPGIPAAEREAAFVAYKRLPTARDRNPRGEGLGLPIARNAIRRCGGDIFLRDREGGGLEVLVTLPKR
- a CDS encoding response regulator transcription factor — protein: MKQFILLQNYTCPAKIEVMMSASSTRILVVDDEPADRDAATAFLVGRGFEVKSPESGNEVKEETDRLLTACEFDLLLLDLAMPNLDTLALIRSLNEKKTRLPAIMMSGQGGPADRIQFLEAGADDFIAKPEPPLQWRDTELLARIQAVLRRANGRDGTVGRVGDVYAFEGWSLDPLRRQLRDPGGVLVGLTDGEFRLLLALLREPGKVLARDELLGPGDASGRSIDVHVSRLRNKLERSPEAPEFIKTVRGGGYILAVPVQRP